From a region of the Mycoplasma miroungigenitalium genome:
- a CDS encoding S41 family peptidase, which produces MKKNKYLKQLLISTVAIAGTSAISASCTNLGILLGINKNLYITKQIPDNLLRIDYLKFKNMSHEYDIAKTNYVDIYQEKDNEDLYVNVNQMFSALNGFFNLKMIKNIDYNNRGVKFDFWNGEQILFDSGENRISYTSSDAFSFLFRMQMKDYGRYIHNVDYKVKNFNDNNSIPSFELSKYNYKLYIKDSNVFIPLSLFNLMFCSSNYYNLYYNGNELIGADYEQTRVPNNYMNSFYVKNSVINTQNKRINNYNFMSFLFDNYYGLASELFKSQQVKNFDEYATKIGVKNDLLSTDNKDYNEAYFKLWYRGLNELHSRIISYSFQDKKYKNVDGKNYSQKNINYHQRLKQLNTSREKNSKNSRVVHFESANTARIILDSFDVGTSSQLNSDEKWRYDSYWLMDAAIKKIKTDPRGKDIKNIILDISLNGGGSAAAMEKVLGFLTNKPINLLVQDKLTKSITLNQFNIDTNQDAIVNKNDSYPEYKWYVLTGINTFSAANLFAHIVKTQRIATVIGNKTGGGMFSVLPTVLPDGTNVDISSTSGFSGYDGNWNNTTLTNLPITENGVEPDIHLNYYDYYSSNIVNAIENHKHDNTHISIN; this is translated from the coding sequence ATGAAAAAAAATAAGTACTTAAAACAACTATTAATATCTACTGTCGCAATTGCTGGAACATCTGCAATTAGCGCTTCATGTACTAATTTAGGAATTTTATTAGGTATTAATAAAAATCTTTATATTACAAAACAAATTCCCGATAATTTATTAAGGATTGATTATCTTAAATTTAAAAATATGAGTCACGAGTATGATATAGCCAAAACTAACTATGTTGATATTTATCAAGAAAAAGATAATGAAGACTTGTATGTTAATGTCAATCAAATGTTTTCTGCATTGAATGGTTTTTTCAATTTGAAGATGATAAAAAATATTGATTATAACAACCGAGGCGTAAAATTTGATTTTTGGAATGGCGAACAAATATTGTTTGATTCAGGCGAAAACAGGATTTCATATACTTCAAGCGATGCTTTTTCGTTTTTATTTAGAATGCAAATGAAAGATTACGGTCGATATATTCACAACGTTGACTATAAGGTTAAAAATTTTAATGATAATAACTCAATCCCCAGTTTTGAATTGAGTAAATATAACTATAAACTTTATATTAAAGATAGTAATGTTTTTATTCCTTTGAGCTTATTTAATTTAATGTTTTGTTCTTCAAATTATTATAATCTCTACTATAACGGTAATGAATTAATCGGGGCTGATTATGAACAAACAAGAGTGCCAAATAACTATATGAATAGTTTTTACGTAAAAAATTCTGTTATCAACACTCAAAACAAGCGAATAAATAATTATAATTTCATGTCATTTTTATTTGATAATTACTATGGGCTGGCTAGCGAATTGTTTAAGTCGCAACAAGTTAAGAATTTTGATGAGTATGCCACTAAAATCGGTGTCAAAAATGATTTATTAAGTACTGATAATAAAGATTATAATGAAGCTTATTTTAAACTTTGATATCGCGGTTTAAACGAATTACATTCTAGAATTATTTCTTATAGTTTTCAGGACAAAAAGTATAAGAATGTTGACGGCAAGAATTATTCTCAAAAAAATATCAATTATCATCAACGCTTAAAACAGCTAAATACCTCGAGAGAAAAAAATTCAAAGAATTCAAGAGTAGTGCATTTTGAAAGCGCTAATACAGCAAGGATAATATTGGATTCTTTTGACGTTGGTACATCAAGTCAACTTAATTCCGATGAAAAATGAAGATATGATTCTTATTGATTAATGGACGCTGCAATTAAAAAAATTAAGACCGATCCAAGAGGAAAAGATATTAAAAATATAATTTTAGACATATCTCTAAATGGCGGTGGGTCAGCAGCTGCGATGGAAAAAGTATTGGGTTTCCTTACAAACAAACCAATAAATTTATTGGTTCAAGACAAACTAACTAAATCAATAACACTTAATCAATTCAATATAGATACGAATCAGGACGCAATAGTAAACAAAAATGATTCATACCCTGAATACAAATGATATGTTTTAACAGGAATTAATACTTTTAGCGCCGCTAATTTATTTGCGCATATAGTTAAGACTCAACGTATAGCTACAGTAATCGGAAATAAGACTGGTGGTGGAATGTTTTCAGTTCTCCCAACAGTATTGCCTGATGGAACTAATGTGGATATTTCCAGTACAAGTGGTTTTAGCGGATATGATGGTAATTGAAACAACACAACTTTAACCAATTTACCAATAACTGAAAACGGGGTAGAGCCAGACATTCATTTAAACTATTATGATTATTATTCATCAAATATTGTTAATGCAATCGAAAACCATAAACACGATAATACTCATATTAGTATAAATTAA